CCGCCCTGTACGGGAACAGCGGGTTCTCCGTGTCGTTGGGGACATCGGGACGGGAGGCCGCCACGGCCTCCATGGAGCGCGGGAGCTCAAAGGGCAGCCGTCCTTCCGGCTTGGCCTTGCCGAAGGCGATATCCAGGAGTGCGGTGTCGCTCGCCCCGTAGTCGGCGACGAGGGCTGCGGCGCGTTCGGCGATCTCCGGGATGACGGCCGCCCGCTCCAGGTTGATGCAGACGACCGTCGGGACCGTGGCAAGGAGGTCGAGGATCGGCTTCAGTTCCTCGGGCGTGAAGGCGAGCGTGCCGGAGTGGAAGAACGACTCGAAGGTGTTGGGACGAGGTTCGTACGGCGTGCGCAGGCGTAGTACCGCGAGATCGGCCTGCTCGGGCGCGTCCACCAACTTGCCGTACTGCGCGGCTGTTTTGGCTGTCACGTTCTCGACGTACAACTTCGGGCGACCGGTGACGGGCAGAGTGCCGCCCGGGTTGGTAAGCAGCGTCAGCGAGCGGCGCTGTGCCTTCGCACCTGCTTCGGTGAAGTCGGTGCGGCCCACCGTCTCGGCAGCCGCGTCGGCATCGACGTACGGGGCGTCGAAGAGTCCGAGGACGAACTTGTCGCGCAGGATGCGCCGCAGGGACTGGTCCAGGCGGTACTCGGGGATCCGCCCAGACTCGACGAGCTCGATGATCAGGTCCGTGCGGGATTCGCCGCCGAACTGGTCGCAGCCCGCGTCCAGGACCCGCGCCGCCTTCTCCAGTTCGGTGAGCGATTCGAGGCCCCAGGCGCGCGCCTCGTGCATCTCACCGAAGATCTCCGCGTCGCTGATCAGGCCCCAGTCGGTGCAGACGATGCCGTCGAAACCGAGGCGGTCACGCAACAGACCTTGCACGACGCCCTTGTTGAAGCCGAAGCCGACTTCCTCCCAGTCGGTGCCGATGGGCTGGCCGTAGTACGGCATCATCTGCGCGCACCCGGCTGCGATGGCCGCCTTGAAGGGTTCGAGGTGCAGGTCGCGCATGCCGCCGGGGTAGATCTGCTCCTTGCCCCAGGGGAAGTGCGGGTCCTCGCCGTCCAGTTGGGGGCCACCGCCGGGGAAGTGCTTGACCATCGCGGACACCGACTGCTTGCCGAGCGTGTCGCCCTGGAGGCCGTGAACGTAGGCGCGGACCAGCTGCGAGGTGAGGGCCGCGTCCGAGCCGAAGGTGCCGTTCTGGCGGGACCAGCGCGGCTCGCTGGCCAGGTCGATCTGCGGGTGCAGGGCCACCCGGAAGCCGACGGCGAGGTACTCCCGGCGCACCGTGTCCGCGAACTCGTACACCAGCTTCGGATCGCGCAGGGCCGCGAGGCCGATGGGCTCGGGCCAAGCGGAGAAGGCGCCCGCGTTGAAGGACGCGCCGACGTTGTCGGTAAAGGCGTGGCGCGGGTCGGTGGAGAGCGTGACCGGGATGCCGAGGCGGGTGTCGGCGGCCATCGACTGGAGGGTGTTGTGCCAGCGCGCCATGGCGCCAGGCTCGTACGTCCCCATGAGGTTGAAGTGGGTCATGAACTGGCCCTTCAGTAGGGCCGTGGTGTCCAGCGGCATGACGCCGACGTTGCCCTTCTCGACCGTGGAGCCGTCCGGCTTCATGGCGAGCATGGTGTGGAAGAACTGGCCGGCCTTCTCAGCGAGCGTCATCCGGCTCAGGAGATCTTCAACCCGCTGCTCCACGGGGAGTTCGGGGTTCTGGTACGGGTGGCCTTCGTTGCGGATCGTGGACTTCTGTGCCGTGGGCTTCATTGCTTGGTGCCTTACTTGGAGCTACTTGACGCTGCGAATGAACTGGACGGCGAACGCGCCGAGCACGCACGCGATACCGCCGAAGAGGAAGAGGGCGCCGTAGTTCCCGCCGCCGCCGAGGGCGAGGAGGGCCGGGGCGACGATCGGGACGAGCGACTGGGGGAGCGCGTTGCCGATGTTGAGGACGCCCATGTCGCGGGCGGCCTGCTCGGGGTCGGGCAGCACGGCGGCGGCCAGCGCCACGTCGACGGAGAGGTACAGCCCCTCACCGAAGCCGAAGACCGCCAGGGCGAGCAGGAAGACCGGGAAGGAGTGCGCGAACGCGAGCAGGGCCAGGCCTGCCGCAATGATCATCGAGGAGCCGAGCACGTACGGCTTGCGGCGGCCCGAGCGGTCAGAGAGCTGCCCGCCGATGACCGAGCCAGCGACGACGGTGACGACCATGACGAGAATGCCGACGAACAGCTTGTTCGCGACCTGGTCGTCGTCGTAACCGAGGCGGTCCATCAGGAAGTACGCCTGGTAGGAAGTGACGCAGGAAATGCCGACGAACACCAGGAAGCGGCCCGCGAAGTTCCACACGAAGTCCGGGTGCTTGCGCGGGCTGACCCAGAAGCTGCGCAGGAACTCCTTGAAGCTGTATGGCGCGAAGGCGCCGAGGCGGGCCGGGCGGTCCTTCATCACCGCGCACAGCGTTATTACGCCGGCGATGCCTAGCAGGCCAGGGCCGAGGAAGGCGAGCGCGAGGTGGGTGCTGAAGGCGTTCGCGAGGCCGCTGCCCGCGATCATCGACAGGGACGTCGTCATGCCGACCATGCCGGAGACCCGGGCGCGCTGATGCTCGGGCACGAAGTCTGGGATGCTGGCAGTGACGGCGGTCAGGGCCGCGTTGCCGCCGATCTGAGCGAGGGCCCAGCCGAGCATCAG
The DNA window shown above is from Streptomyces sp. NBC_01445 and carries:
- a CDS encoding MFS transporter; protein product: MAVFPGVAPSATPPESAPTAAAAPAPGPAPANASGKLVFGLAFAQFGVMATLLTPVMVTLALRVAQIVPEGDRGAALGQVLSLGAVLAMIANPVMGGLSDRTTSRFGRRRPWLLGGVLAAFAGLVVVALGGNVPTLMLGWALAQIGGNAALTAVTASIPDFVPEHQRARVSGMVGMTTSLSMIAGSGLANAFSTHLALAFLGPGLLGIAGVITLCAVMKDRPARLGAFAPYSFKEFLRSFWVSPRKHPDFVWNFAGRFLVFVGISCVTSYQAYFLMDRLGYDDDQVANKLFVGILVMVVTVVAGSVIGGQLSDRSGRRKPYVLGSSMIIAAGLALLAFAHSFPVFLLALAVFGFGEGLYLSVDVALAAAVLPDPEQAARDMGVLNIGNALPQSLVPIVAPALLALGGGGNYGALFLFGGIACVLGAFAVQFIRSVK
- a CDS encoding glycoside hydrolase family 3 protein, with the translated sequence MKPTAQKSTIRNEGHPYQNPELPVEQRVEDLLSRMTLAEKAGQFFHTMLAMKPDGSTVEKGNVGVMPLDTTALLKGQFMTHFNLMGTYEPGAMARWHNTLQSMAADTRLGIPVTLSTDPRHAFTDNVGASFNAGAFSAWPEPIGLAALRDPKLVYEFADTVRREYLAVGFRVALHPQIDLASEPRWSRQNGTFGSDAALTSQLVRAYVHGLQGDTLGKQSVSAMVKHFPGGGPQLDGEDPHFPWGKEQIYPGGMRDLHLEPFKAAIAAGCAQMMPYYGQPIGTDWEEVGFGFNKGVVQGLLRDRLGFDGIVCTDWGLISDAEIFGEMHEARAWGLESLTELEKAARVLDAGCDQFGGESRTDLIIELVESGRIPEYRLDQSLRRILRDKFVLGLFDAPYVDADAAAETVGRTDFTEAGAKAQRRSLTLLTNPGGTLPVTGRPKLYVENVTAKTAAQYGKLVDAPEQADLAVLRLRTPYEPRPNTFESFFHSGTLAFTPEELKPILDLLATVPTVVCINLERAAVIPEIAERAAALVADYGASDTALLDIAFGKAKPEGRLPFELPRSMEAVAASRPDVPNDTENPLFPYRAGLTL